The region AATCTTGGTCAATTCGTGACTCAGTTCAATGATCGCACCAAAGATCTGAACGGAATGATTGTTCCGGTTGTGATTACGATTTTCGAAGATCGTACCTTCAAGTTTGAATTGAAGAGCCCGCCAGCCTCTGTGCTCCTGAAGCAGGCTGCTGCCATTGCCAAGGGTGCCAGTAAGCATCGCTCCGAGAAAGTCGGTTCAGTCACGAAGGCTCAGTTGGCTGAAATTGCCAAGACGAAGATGGCCGACTTGAACGCCTCCAGTTTGGACGCTGCTGTTCGAATTATCGCTGGTACGGCTCGCAGTGTTGGTCTCGAAGTTTTGGATTAGTTTGTGTTTCTCTTTCGCGTTCGACTCAGTAGCGGTTTGCGACTGGGGAGCGATTAAGGATTAAGAATGGCGACTGTTTCTAAGCGAATGAAGCATCTCGGCGAAATCGCCGGTAAGATTGGTGTGGTTGATCTGCCGGCAGCTGTTACATCTCTCAAGGGGATGGAGTCGAAGCTGCCCAAGGGTGTCAAGCCTTGCAAGTTTGACCAGACGGTCACCATCTCTGTCCGCCTTGGTGTCGATCCGCGTCAGGCTGATCAGATCGTCCGCGGCTCGATCGTTTTCCCTCACGGCATTGGTAAATCGAAGCGCGTGCTGGTCTTCGCTCAGGGCGACAACGTCAAGATTGCTCAGGACGCTGGTGCCGAGTTTGTCGGTGGCAAAGAGTTGGCCGACAAGATTAAAGAAGGCTGGGTTGACTTTGATGTCGCCATTGCCACGCCCGACATGATGGGTGTCGTCGGTCCCCTTGGCCGGGTCCTCGGTCCTCGCGGTTTGATGCCCTCTCCCAGGGCTGGGACAGTGACTGCTGACGTCGCGGCTGCCGTTAAAGAATACCGTGCTGGTAAAGTCGAGTTCCGCGTCGATGATGGCGGCAACGTCCATTGTGTAGTCGGCAAGATGAGCTTCGGCGAGCAACAGCTGATTGAAAACGTGGAAGCGTTTTTGAAGTACATTCGCTCACTCAAGCCCGCGACCTCCAAGGGCCAGTACATTCGTAATATTGTCATCGTCGGCAGCATGACTCCCGCCGTCTATGTGACTGCAGTCTAGTGCCGGTAGAGCCTTTGTGCTCTCCCACAGGTTGCCAGCGAATGGATGTGATGCTTCTTGTCATGCGAATTGTGGTTAATGGTTCGGAGTCGATTGAGAGATCATGAGTAAAGTTGTCAAAAAAATGATGATCGACGACATCCGCACAGCGGTCGGCGAACATCGTGATTTATTAGTTCTGGATGCCTCCAAGGTTGATGCAGTCTCCGCCAACAAGTGGCGACTGCTGATGCAGTCCAAGAAAATTTCTGTTCTGGGCGTGCGTAACTCAGTCGCCAATGCTGCTCTTCGAGAAGTCGGCATCGATCTGGCGGATTCGCTCAAAGGCCCTTCCACTATAGTGTGGGGTGCTGAAGACGTTGTGGCTTTAGCTCGCGAGATTGTTGATTCCCTCAAGGACTGTAAAAACCTCGCAGTCAAGGGCGGAACTCTCAGTGGGACTGCTCTTTCAGCTTCTGATGTGGAGAAGCTCAGCAAGAGCCCTGGCCGCAAAGAGGTTCTGGGTCAATTGGTTGGTTTGATTCTGTCACCAGGTGCAAACCTGGCTGGTGCTCTCTTGGGTGCTGGTGGCACATTGGCTGGACAGGTGCAAAGCATTGCTGAGAAGACTGAATAGTTTGGTCGTTTTCTGATCGCCTGCGATGGCATGCGATCTTATTTTTTAGAGATTGGTGGCTCGAACTCAGTGCTCTGGATGCTTCTGCCAGTCGCTGGATTTTGAGTGATTTTTGATAAGTTCGTGCGATCTACGAAAGGGTCGGGCAAATGGCTGATTTTGATTCTGCAACAACTGAACTGGGCGACAAGATTGTTGCTCTCACTCTGCTCCAGGCGAAGGCTCTGGCCGACTATCTCGAGCAGGTTCACGGCATTAAGCCTGCTGGCGGTGCTGTCGTAATGGCACCTGGTGGTGGTGGTGCCGCTCCTGCTGCTCCTGTCGAAGAGAAGACTGAGTTCGATGTGATTCTTACTGGCTTTGGCGATAACAAGCTGAGCGTCATCAAGGTTGTCCGTACAGCCACTGGCCTTGGTCTCAAGGAAGCCAAGGATCTTGTCGAAGGCGCTCCTAAGCCAGTCAAGACTGGTATCTCGAAGGAAGATGCCGACAAGCTCAAGAAGGAACTCGAAGCTTCTGGTGCCACTGCTGAGATCAAGTAATTGTGAAACGGGGGTGATCTGTCCGCCTTCTCGTTTTGCTGGATGGCGTCTTGCCCACGTGTGACAGTTCTCGTCGGCGGCACAGAAGCGGTCTCCCTCGTTTTGAATGAGCTTCGATCAATTGTCAGCAATCTGCTGTAAAGATTTGTCGGTGCGACCCTTCGATTGTTTTCGAATTGCAGCGATAGCAAACTGCTGTCGCTGCAATTTCGTTCTCATTTCGCAGGTTCTGCGTCTCAGCTCCGGTTTCTTTCAGGCAGAGTCTTGAATCATCCTCGTGGTTGAGCGACTGAGTGGCCGTGATCGAATGGGCTGCACAGTTGCGATAACAATCTCGCGCGTTATGCTGGCTTGGTGATGAAGCGAACCACCTTCAGGATCATGATCTCTCGTGCAGAGTCGTCCATGAGTCTGTTGAATGGTTGATTTGAGAATTCTCAGGCAGTTCTTTTGCTCACAATAATGAACAGGGTGCTCCCACGTTGCCTTCGGCTTCAATCTGCAGATCACTGGTGTGTTCTGCATCGAATGAGGTCGGATCGGCGTACATGATGGCATGAGAATGACTCGTGCTGTTTGACATGCCTGTTTTGTATCACGTTGATTGATTTCGTTGTCACAGGAAGCTTCGCATGCCCAACCCCGCCCAGCGTGTGATTGAGACTCATGAAACTCGCCATTTTGGATCCATTCGTGGTGAGTTTGCCATCTCTGAACTCACACAAATCCAGACAGCTTCTTACCATCGCTTTCTGCAACTTGAGAGTGAGCCACGTGAGCGAGCTGATGACGGTCTGGAGGCGATTCTTCGGGAAGTCTTCCCCATCGAGAGCTACGATCAGAAGTATCGCCTGGAGTACATCAAGTACGAACTCGGTAAGCCTCGCTATACACCACTCGAGTGCCGCCAGCTTCGCTTAACCTACGGACGTCCTTTCCGGGTCTGGCTGCGGCTCATGAAGGAGCAGCCGCAGGAAGAAGAAGTTTATCTGGGTGATTTGCCCATCATGATCGGTGGTGGCGAATTCATCATCAACGGTTCCGAGCGAGTTGTTGTCAGTCAGTTGCACCGCTCTCCCGGTGTTGACTTTGTGATGTCAGCCGAACCCGGTGAAAAGAAGACTTTCTCCTGCCGTGTCATTCCCGAGCGTGGTAGCTGGATCGAGCTGAATATCGGCAAGCGGGATACTCTGAATGTCCGCATCGATCAGTCAGGCAAGTTCAGTGCGATGACCTTCCTGCGGGCGATGGATCCTGCGTATGGTCGTACGAAAGATCTGGTCAAGCTGTTCCACAATGTGGTGACATTCAAGGTCAGCGACAGCCACTTCGTGGAGCACGTCGCTGGCAAGCACGCTGCGGACGATATCGTTTATCCAGCCGGTCACGAGCGGATGGGCGAGATCATCTGCGAAGCCTGTCATGTCATCACGAAGCCACTGGCTGAAGAGATTAAGGAATCGGGGATCAAGACAGTCGATGTCGCCGAGAAGTCGGATGATCCCATCATTATGGATAGTCTGATTGAGGATTCGACCGCGAGCCATGAAGACGCGCTGCTTCGAATCTATCAGCGTCTGCGTCCAGGCAATCCACCTCAGCTGGAAAAGGCCATCGAACTCTTCAAAGAGAAGTTCTTTGACGTGAATCGATATCGAATTGGTCGCGTCGGTCGTTTCCGCGTGAACCGTAAATTTGATCAGGATGTGCCTGATACCGAGATGACTCTTCGTCCCGAAGATATCATCAACTCCATCCGGTATGTGATGAAGTTGCGGACGGGTGATGCGACAGCCCATGTCGATGATATCGATAACCTGGGCAATCGGCGCCTGAGAACCATTGACGAACTCGCACAGGAAGAACTTCGCAAAGGCTTCCTGAAGCTCCGCCGCACCGTTCAGGAGCGAATGAGCCTCAAAGATGTGGAGGAAATGTCACCACGCTCTTTGATCAACCCGAAGAGTGTCTCGGCAGCGATTGATTTCTTCTTCGGCCGTGGCGAACTCTCACAGGTGGTGGATCAGACCAATCCTCTGGCCACGTTGACTCACGAGCGCCGGCTCAGTGCCCTTGGCCCGGGCGGCTTGAACCGCAAGCGGGCAGGCTTTGAAGTTCGCGACGTACATATTTCGCACTATGGCCGTATCTGCCCGATTGAAACACCGGAAGGTACCAACATCGGTCTGATTTCAAGCCTCAGCATTTTTGCGAAGGTCGATGATTACGGTTTCCTTATCACCCCATATCGCAAGGTTGTCGATAAGAAGGTGACTGAAGAAATCGTCTGGCTGCGAGCCGACGAAGAGTCGCATGTTTACATCGCCCCGGCTGATACGCCGGTGCAGGACGACAAGATGCGTGATGAACGCGTCATGTGTCGTCACCACAACGACTTCCTCTGGCTGCCCGCTTCTCAGGTGAACTACATCGACGTCGCACCTTGCCAGATGGTGGGTGTCTCGGCCGGTTTGATTCCGTTCCTTGAGCACGACGATGCCAACCGCGCACTGATGGGTTCAAACATGCAGCGGCAGGGCGTTCCTCTGCTGATTGCGGAACCACCTCTGGTAGGAACTGGTCTTGAAGGACCGGTTGCCCAGAACAGCGGGATGGTTTTGAGAGCCGAGAAGTCAGGTAAAGTGACTTACGTCGATGGGGATTGCATCGAAATCGATGGCAAACGCACACCACTTCGCAAGTACACAGGCCTCAATGAGCGCACCTGTCTGAACCAGACTCCTGTCGTCAAGGTGGGTGATAAGGTCAAGAAGGGTGATATCCTTGTTGACAGTGCTGCTGTGGGTGATGGTGAGTTGGCACTGGGACGAAACG is a window of Planctopirus limnophila DSM 3776 DNA encoding:
- the rplA gene encoding 50S ribosomal protein L1, encoding MESKLPKGVKPCKFDQTVTISVRLGVDPRQADQIVRGSIVFPHGIGKSKRVLVFAQGDNVKIAQDAGAEFVGGKELADKIKEGWVDFDVAIATPDMMGVVGPLGRVLGPRGLMPSPRAGTVTADVAAAVKEYRAGKVEFRVDDGGNVHCVVGKMSFGEQQLIENVEAFLKYIRSLKPATSKGQYIRNIVIVGSMTPAVYVTAV
- the rplK gene encoding 50S ribosomal protein L11, which translates into the protein MAKKEAKIKAQVKVQIPGGKATPAPPVGTALGPHGVNLGQFVTQFNDRTKDLNGMIVPVVITIFEDRTFKFELKSPPASVLLKQAAAIAKGASKHRSEKVGSVTKAQLAEIAKTKMADLNASSLDAAVRIIAGTARSVGLEVLD
- the rpoB gene encoding DNA-directed RNA polymerase subunit beta, with protein sequence MPNPAQRVIETHETRHFGSIRGEFAISELTQIQTASYHRFLQLESEPRERADDGLEAILREVFPIESYDQKYRLEYIKYELGKPRYTPLECRQLRLTYGRPFRVWLRLMKEQPQEEEVYLGDLPIMIGGGEFIINGSERVVVSQLHRSPGVDFVMSAEPGEKKTFSCRVIPERGSWIELNIGKRDTLNVRIDQSGKFSAMTFLRAMDPAYGRTKDLVKLFHNVVTFKVSDSHFVEHVAGKHAADDIVYPAGHERMGEIICEACHVITKPLAEEIKESGIKTVDVAEKSDDPIIMDSLIEDSTASHEDALLRIYQRLRPGNPPQLEKAIELFKEKFFDVNRYRIGRVGRFRVNRKFDQDVPDTEMTLRPEDIINSIRYVMKLRTGDATAHVDDIDNLGNRRLRTIDELAQEELRKGFLKLRRTVQERMSLKDVEEMSPRSLINPKSVSAAIDFFFGRGELSQVVDQTNPLATLTHERRLSALGPGGLNRKRAGFEVRDVHISHYGRICPIETPEGTNIGLISSLSIFAKVDDYGFLITPYRKVVDKKVTEEIVWLRADEESHVYIAPADTPVQDDKMRDERVMCRHHNDFLWLPASQVNYIDVAPCQMVGVSAGLIPFLEHDDANRALMGSNMQRQGVPLLIAEPPLVGTGLEGPVAQNSGMVLRAEKSGKVTYVDGDCIEIDGKRTPLRKYTGLNERTCLNQTPVVKVGDKVKKGDILVDSAAVGDGELALGRNVLVAFMSWEGFNFEDAIILSERLVKEDVYTSIHIDEFDVEVRETKLGREEFTRDIPNVSDKALRHLDDDGVIHVGTRVEPGDILVGKVSPKAKTELTPEEKLLHAIFGRAGEDVKNESLEVPSGVEGIVIHTEKFSRRMSLSETERKKFETDLKRVEESGNDLIAAAFKTFLTHFETALEKKLQDDDGRDLGKLDDAKFLATYAESFLHRFETMDLRSPQKKADCKKAIKEFWGPVEEAIDDRDRKLNTMKRGDELPSGVLQMVKVYVAQKRQISVGDKMAGRHGNKGVISKVLPVEDMPFLADGTPVDIILNPLGVPSRMNVGQILETHLGWAAAKLGFRAKCPVFDGPAEETIRELLKQAGLPEDGKAQLLDGRTGEPFEQKTTVGYIYMLKLHHLVEDKVHARATGPYSLITQQPLGGKARFGGQRFGEMEVWALEAYGAAYILQELLTVKSDDVEGRTKIYESMVKGENTLEAGTPASFEVLNNEIRGLCLNMQLEKSLT
- the rplL gene encoding 50S ribosomal protein L7/L12: MADFDSATTELGDKIVALTLLQAKALADYLEQVHGIKPAGGAVVMAPGGGGAAPAAPVEEKTEFDVILTGFGDNKLSVIKVVRTATGLGLKEAKDLVEGAPKPVKTGISKEDADKLKKELEASGATAEIK
- the rplJ gene encoding 50S ribosomal protein L10, whose protein sequence is MSKVVKKMMIDDIRTAVGEHRDLLVLDASKVDAVSANKWRLLMQSKKISVLGVRNSVANAALREVGIDLADSLKGPSTIVWGAEDVVALAREIVDSLKDCKNLAVKGGTLSGTALSASDVEKLSKSPGRKEVLGQLVGLILSPGANLAGALLGAGGTLAGQVQSIAEKTE